Proteins encoded in a region of the Antedon mediterranea chromosome 2, ecAntMedi1.1, whole genome shotgun sequence genome:
- the LOC140040670 gene encoding myc box-dependent-interacting protein 1-like isoform X2, whose translation MADGGSARSRSGKAGSIFSKNVNRFQAKVLQKLGKADETKDQMFELYVHNFNNQVLSANRLQKELKRYIDCVKSMSAATRSLHEALESIYEPDWNGHESVGTMRQTSDLLWEDYQNRLVEQVFNPLLSYQSKFPEVKRRIEKRGRKMIDYDSARHAVEASKNKKDESRVAKAQEQFDLARTSYEDINNELLDELPNLYDSRIPFYASTFQLISSTEGTFHSEIGKTSLQLNSVMDKLFEEGSKGTYNVTRSNSEAGLHPISPTSPSSIGGGDNNSMFSISSTRTMDIPKPDPPQFTNDNEDDSEDHNYQAIPEDLNDDDHEYQHPPPARPANIPSSPPATQNGDLPSGVLYKVQAIHDYERKDDDELTFKKGDVIFVINYDEPDDEEDGWLMGRIENSDVKGIFPENFTSRL comes from the exons ATGGCTGACGGAGGGAGTGCTCGTTCAAGATCTGGCAAAGCAGGGAGTATTTTCTCCAAAAATGTCAACAGGTTTCAGGCCAAG GTGTTGCAGAAACTTGGTAAGGCCGACGAAACCAAGGATCAAATGTTTGAATTATATGTACATAACTTTAATAACCAGGTGTTGTCAGCTAACAGATTACAAAAAGAATTGAAACGATATATTGACTGTGTTAAAT cTATGAGTGCAGCTACAAGATCACTGCATGAAGCTTTAGAGTCAATATATGAACCAGATTGGAACGGACATGAAAGCGTTGGCACAATGCGACAG acTTCTGATTTGCTATGGGAGGATTATCAGAATCGGCTTGTGGAACAAGTTTTCAATCCACTCTTATCGTATCAATCAAAATTCCCTGAAGTCAAG AGACGTATTGAAAAAAGAGGGCGAAAAATGATAGATTATGATAGTGCACGCCATGCTGTAGAAGCCAGCAAAAATAAGAAGGATGAAAGCAGGGTAGCAAAG GCTCAGGAGCAATTTGATTTGGCAAGAACAAGTTATGAAGATATTAACAATGAACTTTTAGATGAACTACCAAATCTCTATGACAG CCGCATTCCATTTTATGCATCAACATTTCAATTGATCAGTTCAACTGAGGGAACATTCCATTCTGAAATAGGTAAAACAAGTTTACAGCTAAACTCAGTTATGGATAAACTGTTTGAGGAAGGAAGCAAAGGCACATACAATGTTACAAGAAG TAATTCAGAAGCAGGACTACATCCAATAAGTCCAACAAGTCCATCAAGTATAGGAGGTGGCGACAATAATAGTATGTTCTCCATCTCCTCCACAAGAACAATGGATATTCCTAAACCAGATCCACCACAGTTTACAAATGACAATGAAGATGACAGTGAAGATCACAATTATCAG gccATACCAGAAGATTTGAATGACGATGATCATGAATACCAGCATCCTCCCCCTGCAAGGCCTGCTAATATTCCTTCAAGCCCCCCTGCCACTCAAAATGGAGACTTACCCTCAGGTGTTTTATACAAG GTTCAAGCTATTCATGATTATGAAAGGAAGGACGATGATGAGTTAACATTTAAGAAAGGAGATGTGATTTTTGTGATTAACTATGATGAACCAGATGATGAG GAGGATGGATGGCTTATGGGTAGGATAGAGAACTCGGATGTTAAAGGCATATTTCCAGAAAACTTTACATCCAGgttataa
- the LOC140040668 gene encoding cullin-1-like, translated as MSNRPGGRGQNPHGLKLTNLDDIWDDLRAGIQHVYKRQSMARKRYMELYTHVYNYCTNVHSLQNRSSSSAKSKKGSNTGGAQFVGLELYKRLKDFLKTYLSNLLEDGADLMDESVLNFYTKQWEEYQFSSRVLNGVCAYLNRHWVRRECDEGRKGIFEIYSLALVTWRDQLFKPLHKQVTNAVLKLIERERQGETINTSLISGVIQCYVELGLNEEEPANRGLTLSVYKDSFETQFLQETERFYGSESAEFLRQNPVTEYMKKADSRLMEERRRVQVYLHESTHDELAKRCEHVLIEKHLEIFHSEFQNLLDDDKNQDLERMYRLVSRIHEGLGELKNLLEQHIYNQGLTAIEKCGDTALNEPKQYVQTILDVHRKYNALVLSSFNNDAGFVAALDKACGRFINSNAVTKMANSSSKSPELLARYCDSLLRKSSKNPEEAELEDTLNQVMVVFKYIDDKDVFQKFYSKMLAKRLVQHNSASDDAEASMISKLKQACGFEYTSKLQRMFQDIGLSKDLNERFKGHLQTNPLDIDFSIQVLSSGSWPFQQGFAFNLPSELEKSFQRFTTFYASQHSGRKLMWLFHMSKGELVTNCFKNRYTLQASTFQMAVLLQFNSVKGYTVQQLQENTQIKMDIVMQVLQILVKSKLLECDNSDEELKPTTEVKLFEAYKNKKLRVNINVPMKAEQKQEQESTHKHIEEDRKLLIQAAIVRIMKMRKVLKHQQLLSEVLTQLSSRFKPRVPVIKKCIDILIEKEYLERVDGEKDTYSYLA; from the exons ACATGTTTACAACTACTGTACAAACGTACACTCACTTCAGAACAGGTCATCGTCGTCTGCTAAAAGCAAGAAAGGATCTAACACGGGTGGAGCTCAATTTGTAGGCTTAGAACTGTACAAAAGATTAAAGGATTTccttaaaacatatttaagcaATTTACTTgag GATGGGGCAGATTTAATGGATGAGTCCGTTCTTAACTTCTACACTAAGCAATGGGAAGAGTATCAATTTTCCAGTCGTGTGCTAAATGGAGTTTGTGCCTACTTAAATCGCCATTGGGTACGACGTGAATGCGATGAAGGCCGTAAAGGCATCTTTGAAATATATTCT ttgGCGTTAGTAACCTGGAGAGACCAGTTATTCAAACCACTTCACAAACAG GTTACTAATGCAGTTCTAAAACTGATAGAAAGAGAAAGACAGGGTGAAACTATCAACACAAGCCTTATCAGTGGTGTAATTCAGTGCTATg TTGAGCTTGGGTTAAATGAAGAAGAGCCAGCGAATCGTGGTCTTACCCTTAGTGTCTACAAGGATTCATTTGAGACACAATTTCTACAGGAAACGGAACGCTTCTACGGTTCAGAAAGTGCTGAATTTCTGCGACAAAATCCAGTGACAGAATATATGAAAAAG gcTGATTCTCGTCTTATGGAAGAGAGAAGGCGTGTTCAAGTGTACCTTCATGAAAGTACACATGATGAGCTTGCCAAAAGGTGTGAACATGTACTCATAGAAAAACACCTTGAGATATTCCACTCAGAGTTTCAAAACTTATTGGATGATGACAAAAACCAAG aTCTTGAACGTATGTATAGACTAGTATCTCGTATACATGAAGGTTTGGGAGAATTGAAGAATCTATTGGAACAACATATATACAACCAAGGCCTAACAGCTATAGAAAAATGTGGAGACACTGCTCTTAAT GAGCCAAAACAGTATGTTCAGACAATTCTAGATGTGCATCGAAAGTACAACGCTCTTGTTTTGTCATCCTTCAATAATGATGCTGGGTTTGTTGCGGCTTTAGACAAG GCCTGTGGTCGATTCATCAATAGCAATGCTGTTACTAAGATGGCAAACAGTTCCAGCAAATCACCTGAGTTACTGGCCAGGTACTGTGATTCACTCTTACGCAAAAGCTCCAAGAATCCAGAGGAAGCCGAGTTAGAAGACACCCTCAATCAAGTA ATGGTTGTTTTCAAGTACATCGATGACAAGGATGTTTTCCAGAAGTTTTACTCAAAGATGTTGGCTAAGAGGCTAGTGCAACATAATTCAGCAAGTGATGATGCTGAGGCTAGCATGATCTCAAAACTCAAG CAAGCATGTGGATTTGAGTATACTTCTAAGCTTCAACGTATGTTCCAAGATATAGGATTAAGTAAAGACCTAAATGAACGGTTCAAAGGTCATTTACAAACCAATCCATTGGATATAGACTTTTCCATTCAAGTGCTAAGTTCAGGTTCTTGGCCGTTCCAGCAAGGCTTTGCCTTCAATCTACCCAGCGAG TTGGAGAAAAGTTTTCAGCGTTTCACCACATTCTATGCAAGTCAGCATTCAGGCCGTAAGTTGATGTGGCTGTTCCATATGTCCAAGGGTGAACTGGTCACTAACTGTTTTAAGAATAGATACACTCTACAAGCATCGACATTTCAAATGGCGGTTTTACTGCAGTTCAACTCGGTTAAAGGATATACAGTGCAACAATTACAAGAAAACACACAGATCAAAATG GACATTGTGATGCAAGTTTTGCAGATTCTAGTAAAATCCAAACTTCTG GAATGTGATAATTCAGATGAAGAATTAAAACCAACTACAGAAGTGAAACTTTTCGAGGCATATAAAAA CAAAAAACTTCGAGTGAACATCAATGTGCCAATGAAAGCTGAACAAAAACAAGAACAGGAGAGTACACACAAACATATTGAAGAAGATCGCAAACTCCTTATTCAG GCTGCCATTGTTCGAATCATGAAAATGCGTAAGGTTCTGAAGCACCAGCAGCTGTTGAGTGAAGTTCTAACCCAGTTATCGAGCCGCTTTAAACCCAGAGTACCAGTTATCAAG AAATGCATCGATATACTGATAGAAAAAGAATATTTAGAAAGAGTCGATGGTGAAAAAGATACATACAGTTACCTTGCTTAA
- the LOC140040670 gene encoding myc box-dependent-interacting protein 1-like isoform X1, with protein sequence MADGGSARSRSGKAGSIFSKNVNRFQAKVLQKLGKADETKDQMFELYVHNFNNQVLSANRLQKELKRYIDCVKSMSAATRSLHEALESIYEPDWNGHESVGTMRQTSDLLWEDYQNRLVEQVFNPLLSYQSKFPEVKRRIEKRGRKMIDYDSARHAVEASKNKKDESRVAKAQEQFDLARTSYEDINNELLDELPNLYDSRIPFYASTFQLISSTEGTFHSEIGKTSLQLNSVMDKLFEEGSKGTYNVTRSNSEAGLHPISPTSPSSIGGGDNNSMFSISSTRTMDIPKPDPPQFTNDNEDDSEDHNYQVPTAIPEDLNDDDHEYQHPPPARPANIPSSPPATQNGDLPSGVLYKVQAIHDYERKDDDELTFKKGDVIFVINYDEPDDEEDGWLMGRIENSDVKGIFPENFTSRL encoded by the exons ATGGCTGACGGAGGGAGTGCTCGTTCAAGATCTGGCAAAGCAGGGAGTATTTTCTCCAAAAATGTCAACAGGTTTCAGGCCAAG GTGTTGCAGAAACTTGGTAAGGCCGACGAAACCAAGGATCAAATGTTTGAATTATATGTACATAACTTTAATAACCAGGTGTTGTCAGCTAACAGATTACAAAAAGAATTGAAACGATATATTGACTGTGTTAAAT cTATGAGTGCAGCTACAAGATCACTGCATGAAGCTTTAGAGTCAATATATGAACCAGATTGGAACGGACATGAAAGCGTTGGCACAATGCGACAG acTTCTGATTTGCTATGGGAGGATTATCAGAATCGGCTTGTGGAACAAGTTTTCAATCCACTCTTATCGTATCAATCAAAATTCCCTGAAGTCAAG AGACGTATTGAAAAAAGAGGGCGAAAAATGATAGATTATGATAGTGCACGCCATGCTGTAGAAGCCAGCAAAAATAAGAAGGATGAAAGCAGGGTAGCAAAG GCTCAGGAGCAATTTGATTTGGCAAGAACAAGTTATGAAGATATTAACAATGAACTTTTAGATGAACTACCAAATCTCTATGACAG CCGCATTCCATTTTATGCATCAACATTTCAATTGATCAGTTCAACTGAGGGAACATTCCATTCTGAAATAGGTAAAACAAGTTTACAGCTAAACTCAGTTATGGATAAACTGTTTGAGGAAGGAAGCAAAGGCACATACAATGTTACAAGAAG TAATTCAGAAGCAGGACTACATCCAATAAGTCCAACAAGTCCATCAAGTATAGGAGGTGGCGACAATAATAGTATGTTCTCCATCTCCTCCACAAGAACAATGGATATTCCTAAACCAGATCCACCACAGTTTACAAATGACAATGAAGATGACAGTGAAGATCACAATTATCAGGTGCCTACA gccATACCAGAAGATTTGAATGACGATGATCATGAATACCAGCATCCTCCCCCTGCAAGGCCTGCTAATATTCCTTCAAGCCCCCCTGCCACTCAAAATGGAGACTTACCCTCAGGTGTTTTATACAAG GTTCAAGCTATTCATGATTATGAAAGGAAGGACGATGATGAGTTAACATTTAAGAAAGGAGATGTGATTTTTGTGATTAACTATGATGAACCAGATGATGAG GAGGATGGATGGCTTATGGGTAGGATAGAGAACTCGGATGTTAAAGGCATATTTCCAGAAAACTTTACATCCAGgttataa